AAAACTCCGCTTCGAAGCGGGACTATTTTCTTGCAGGCGATAAGCTGCCCTGGTGGATGATCGGGGGTAGTATCATCGCAGCAAATATCAGCAGTCATCATCTCGTTGGCGCTATGGGCGCCGCTTATAGTCGTGGTTTTGTAGCCATTACCCTGGAGTGGGGCGCGATTCTAATCGGTTTTAATGCATTATTGTGGATATTTCTCCCTTTTTATATCCGCAACGGTTTCTATACGATACCTGAATACCTCGAAAAAAGATACGGCAACGCTACCCGCGTGTTGTACGCTATTTTGATCTTGTTTACTTATGTGTTTGTGGAGATTGGGGCAGTTCTTTATTTGGGCGGTCTGTCGCTGCACGCTTTATTCGGCATTCCTATTTTATACAGCATTTTTGGAATGGCAATTCTGACCGGTTTATATACCGTATTAGGTGGGCTAAAAGCGGTGATATGGACAGAGATGGTGCAGCTTGTCATTTTGGTGTTGGGGGGAATTGTACTAACTTTTGCCACCATTGATGCTGCAGGGGGATTTCAGTCGGTCATAGACTCATCCAAAGATTGGAAAATGTTTTATCCTGCTTCTGATCCTGATTTTCCCTGGACCATGTACTTAGGCGGATTGTTGTGTATCAGTGTGTTTTATTGTGCGACAAACCAGTTTATTGTGCAGCGCGTATTAGCGGCAAAAAATGAATGGCATGGGCGTATGGGGGTTATCTTTGGTGACTATCTTAAATTTTTGGTTCCATTGATTATTACTATTCCGGCATTGGTGGCTCCAAAATTCCTGCCGCATCTCGATCAGCCCGATTTGCTGTTTGCAACACTCGTGGAAACCTTATTGCCCAAAGGTCTGGTAGGGTTGGTGATGGCCGGATTAATTTCGGCGATCATGTCCCACATTTCAGGAGCGATCAACTCCTGTACAACAATTCTGACCGTGGATATCTATAGCCAGTATATTAATAAAAATGCAAGCGACTACGAAGCGGTCCGTTTTGGTAAGCGCGCCGGAGTTGCTATTATCGTACTCGGGATCATGAGTGCGGTTGTACTGATCAGTTATTCGGATAAGCCGGTTTTCCTTTATTTGATGAATCTGTATGGTCTTTTCACACCAGGCATTGCAACCATGTTTTTAATGGGGGTATTTTGGAAAAGAACCACATCGCAGGGTGCCTTGACCGCCGGTTTATTGACAATTCCCCTTTCTTTACTTTTGGAATACACCTTACCTGAAATGCCGTTTTTTAATAGAACAGGCATTGTATTCTGGACTTGTATGCTTGCTTGTGCTGTGGTCAGTTTGTTGACACCAGCGGTCTCCGAAGCAAGATTAAAAAATCTGGTGTTGGCGGGCGATTCTTTTCAGGTACCGGATCAGGATAAAGCCGCTTACCGTGGTTTTCGAAATCCGACCTTATGGTGGATTATTATAACGGTGTTGGTGCTCTATTTTTATGTACGTTATTTTTAGCTTAACTTGCTGACCTGTTATACTCTTAAAACTTATCCACATGATCGACCCAATATTGAAAGAATTAAATGCCAAGATAGCGACTGTTTTTCCAAAAATCGTTGCAATGCGCCGACATATCCATCAGCATCCTGAATTGTCTTTTCAAGAATACGAGACAAGTGCCTATATTCAGCAACAACTTCGCGAACTGGGTATACCATTCGAGCTTGTCGCTCAGACAGGTGTTGTGGCTGTACTGACCGGACAAAAATCGGCGAGCGATGATATTGTGGTATTACGGGCTGATATTGATGCTTTGCCGATACATGAGCAAAATGATGTGGACTATAAATCGAGGAATAGCGGTGTCATGC
The Sphingobacterium multivorum genome window above contains:
- a CDS encoding SLC5 family protein, with the translated sequence MKLDWIDVIIFAVYIIGIVVLGLYASKKNSASKRDYFLAGDKLPWWMIGGSIIAANISSHHLVGAMGAAYSRGFVAITLEWGAILIGFNALLWIFLPFYIRNGFYTIPEYLEKRYGNATRVLYAILILFTYVFVEIGAVLYLGGLSLHALFGIPILYSIFGMAILTGLYTVLGGLKAVIWTEMVQLVILVLGGIVLTFATIDAAGGFQSVIDSSKDWKMFYPASDPDFPWTMYLGGLLCISVFYCATNQFIVQRVLAAKNEWHGRMGVIFGDYLKFLVPLIITIPALVAPKFLPHLDQPDLLFATLVETLLPKGLVGLVMAGLISAIMSHISGAINSCTTILTVDIYSQYINKNASDYEAVRFGKRAGVAIIVLGIMSAVVLISYSDKPVFLYLMNLYGLFTPGIATMFLMGVFWKRTTSQGALTAGLLTIPLSLLLEYTLPEMPFFNRTGIVFWTCMLACAVVSLLTPAVSEARLKNLVLAGDSFQVPDQDKAAYRGFRNPTLWWIIITVLVLYFYVRYF